In Desulfomonile tiedjei DSM 6799, a genomic segment contains:
- a CDS encoding response regulator yields MAREKVLVVDDEEDILELVRYNLSKDGYQVTSALSGETALKKAKEESPDLVLLDLMLPGVDGLDVCKELKRDPATAAIPIVMLTAKGEDADVVTGLELGADDYITKPFSPRVLLARIKAVLRRRKQHQASEDTVLRIHDLVIDPTRHEVLVKNVSMTLTATEFRILHFLARRPGWVFSRDQIITGVKGDDYPVTDRSVDVQIVGLRKKLGSAGNHIETVRGVGYRFKEAT; encoded by the coding sequence ATGGCCAGAGAAAAGGTCCTCGTCGTTGATGATGAAGAAGATATACTCGAGTTAGTACGATACAACCTTTCCAAAGACGGGTATCAGGTTACGTCAGCTCTTTCCGGTGAAACAGCTCTTAAGAAAGCCAAGGAAGAAAGTCCGGATCTGGTGCTCCTGGATCTTATGCTTCCGGGAGTTGACGGTCTCGATGTATGTAAGGAATTGAAACGCGATCCCGCCACCGCCGCAATCCCGATCGTAATGCTTACGGCCAAAGGCGAGGATGCAGACGTGGTGACAGGGCTCGAATTGGGCGCTGACGATTACATTACCAAACCTTTCAGTCCCCGCGTGCTTCTCGCACGAATAAAAGCAGTACTGCGACGGCGAAAACAACACCAGGCCAGCGAAGATACGGTTCTTCGCATTCATGACCTGGTTATCGATCCTACACGTCATGAAGTCCTGGTGAAGAACGTTTCCATGACTCTTACGGCAACAGAGTTCAGGATTCTTCACTTCCTTGCCAGGCGCCCGGGATGGGTTTTCAGTCGAGACCAGATCATCACCGGCGTGAAAGGAGACGATTACCCTGTAACGGACCGGTCTGTGGATGTACAGATAGTCGGTTTGCGCAAAAAGCTGGGATCTGCAGGAAATCACATAGAAACTGTCCGGGGCGTGGGTTACAGATTTAAGGAAGCAACCTGA
- a CDS encoding ankyrin repeat domain-containing protein translates to MPDSKINKVKCPISRKIRNGSVSEGSTSFDYRKSLECATDVLIRASLDGDSLRVRILLELGINVNSRERILGSTPLITASLAGQLETARDLLDFGAEINAQDNDGRTALMEASLAGHPQLVSLLLRRGADIHICNKYGTTALLAACITGQTDVVELLVESGADINACNRYGKTAVMEAALSGSVETAELLIHRGANVNCKSLDGKTALMLAAGAGHLEMVRLLMDHGSDVSQKDIHGDTADTIARRMVRHEISAFFAVRKKNTGLNFGSAA, encoded by the coding sequence ATGCCCGATTCGAAAATTAACAAAGTGAAATGTCCTATTAGTAGGAAGATTCGTAATGGATCAGTAAGTGAAGGATCTACCTCATTTGATTACCGCAAATCTCTTGAATGTGCTACCGATGTCCTGATCAGGGCTTCTCTGGATGGGGACAGCCTTCGTGTACGAATTTTGCTCGAGCTTGGAATAAATGTAAACTCCCGTGAACGTATTTTGGGATCCACACCTCTGATTACGGCAAGTCTGGCAGGACAGCTTGAGACTGCCAGGGATCTCCTGGATTTCGGTGCGGAGATAAACGCTCAAGACAATGATGGGCGGACGGCTCTGATGGAAGCTTCCCTGGCCGGACATCCTCAATTGGTAAGTTTGCTTCTTCGCAGAGGCGCAGACATCCATATCTGCAATAAGTACGGGACAACAGCACTCCTTGCAGCTTGCATTACCGGACAAACGGACGTTGTCGAACTATTGGTTGAATCGGGAGCAGACATCAATGCTTGCAACCGGTATGGAAAAACAGCCGTTATGGAAGCAGCGCTTTCGGGGTCGGTGGAAACCGCGGAATTGCTTATCCATAGGGGTGCGAATGTCAACTGCAAATCCCTGGATGGAAAGACGGCATTGATGCTCGCTGCCGGAGCGGGGCACCTGGAAATGGTCCGCCTTCTCATGGATCATGGTTCCGATGTCAGCCAGAAAGACATTCACGGAGACACGGCAGATACCATCGCTCGTCGAATGGTTCGGCATGAAATAAGCGCATTTTTTGCGGTTCGAAAGAAGAATACCGGATTGAATTTTGGAAGCGCTGCATAA
- a CDS encoding SDR family NAD(P)-dependent oxidoreductase yields the protein MKISDKKVLVTGAGGFIGSHLCEELVKSEARVRAMVRYNSSESHGLLEGLPRELYNRLEIVSGDIRDIDSVTKAVSGCDIVFHLAALIGIPYSYHAPKSYVDTNVVGTLNVMQACRQESVERVIHTSTSEVYGTAMYIPIDEHHPLQGQSPYSASKIAADKIAESYYLSFNLPVVTIRPFNCYGPRQSSRAFIPAMVSQLLSESVIKCGYLAPQRDYTFVKDTVAGFIAAALVPGIEGMTINVGTGKKISMGDLLQRIMSRMDLMKQILPEESRLRPPKSEVMALICDNTRARAFLGWEPGYTLDQGLDEVVSFVKSNSNRYKTDHFVV from the coding sequence ATGAAAATTTCCGACAAAAAAGTTCTCGTGACAGGGGCGGGCGGTTTCATAGGGTCCCACCTGTGTGAGGAACTGGTGAAATCCGAGGCTCGCGTCAGGGCTATGGTGAGGTATAATTCAAGTGAATCCCACGGATTGCTCGAAGGCTTGCCCCGTGAACTCTACAATCGACTCGAGATTGTATCCGGGGACATTCGCGATATCGATTCAGTCACCAAGGCCGTTTCGGGGTGCGACATCGTCTTCCATCTGGCTGCTCTCATCGGGATACCGTACTCTTATCATGCTCCCAAGAGCTACGTTGATACGAATGTAGTGGGAACACTTAATGTGATGCAGGCGTGCAGACAAGAATCCGTAGAGAGGGTGATTCATACGTCTACAAGCGAAGTGTACGGTACCGCGATGTACATCCCTATAGATGAGCACCATCCTCTTCAGGGCCAATCACCCTATTCCGCAAGTAAGATTGCAGCAGACAAAATAGCGGAAAGCTACTATCTTTCATTCAATCTTCCTGTAGTTACCATCCGACCTTTTAATTGCTACGGTCCCAGACAATCTTCCAGAGCTTTTATTCCTGCAATGGTGTCGCAACTGTTGAGCGAGTCGGTGATCAAGTGCGGATACCTGGCTCCTCAAAGAGACTATACCTTTGTGAAAGATACGGTTGCCGGATTCATAGCTGCTGCACTGGTGCCCGGAATTGAAGGAATGACGATCAACGTCGGGACCGGAAAGAAGATCTCTATGGGGGATCTCCTTCAGCGCATCATGTCGAGAATGGATCTAATGAAGCAGATATTGCCTGAGGAAAGTCGTTTGAGACCGCCTAAGAGCGAGGTAATGGCTTTGATCTGCGATAACACGCGAGCCAGAGCATTCTTGGGATGGGAACCCGGTTATACGCTGGATCAAGGTTTGGATGAAGTCGTCTCGTTTGTGAAATCCAATTCGAACAGATACAAAACCGATCATTTTGTGGTGTGA
- a CDS encoding glycosyltransferase yields the protein MKLKRFFDIVVASIGIFIASPLMLLIAILIKMESKGPVLYRCIRVGRYGKHFGMLKFRTMVDNADTIDLKLCGERDVRVTPFGTLLRRTKLNELPQLFNVLLGDMSLVGPRPEDPKFVSHYRDKWDVALSVRPGVAGINQVLHRNEEDLFPPGADRETYYLEHILPDKLDRDIQYIARQTVWSDIALLTKALLATLFEGGIVSRLFQYRELGIQLLADLGFSILAFMIAHAVRFETLALHYENSLPALGMVVVINLVLFPLMGLYTRSPRFFSVTDLLLLAKCSLLSSIILTVANVFLFSGNGLSRAVLIFYPFVLSVLLGASRIMHRIALEKTEMQRQPGGPERNVIIYGAGRLGSETLQRLKFEPGVKIFGFVDDDPAMRNRSIYGVKIIGTGHDLSFLKTLYEIDQVVIAFASANTDALNQVRQRCQEAGLSNVLIVSSIPSIPRSHASVRRYFRGIRFTDLLGIPEVSLDVKNLQEKFAGTTVAVVGAGDHLGEHICRELLRLDIEQLVVLEDSCHRLTRINDTFEYINTNQIPFHSYFYPFGFHEEIESVFKCFNVNWIIYNRPNTPAALPLNEPVLFLTEFLETAKFVDMAGRLDCHGFCLLSPYLKDCFCDGERTMHLLGEHYLRISTGMRNGSTKYGIMRLSNILENEVEIVRKYYDRKIHDIPSFIPRSPMRFSSSRYAARTALNSMVLQNKGETFIEAASSPIRLDRLLEFYSMYQENGVKMRNTQFDWESESQTSDVEFSSAYADSGVPGISIHSRPELPDPGEGNRLFKISQSFLNPADKLMLKRFFSVLDSNHGHLLQSGNGSLLSDRNRLIQNAKAIEHTSQ from the coding sequence ATGAAGCTTAAACGCTTCTTCGATATAGTTGTAGCATCGATAGGTATTTTCATTGCATCACCATTGATGCTTCTGATCGCGATCTTGATCAAAATGGAATCGAAAGGTCCTGTTCTCTATCGCTGCATTCGCGTCGGCAGGTACGGCAAACATTTTGGGATGCTGAAATTCAGGACTATGGTTGACAATGCGGATACCATTGACTTGAAACTGTGCGGCGAAAGAGACGTAAGAGTGACTCCGTTCGGAACTCTTCTCCGCCGGACCAAGTTAAATGAACTGCCGCAGCTCTTCAACGTTCTGCTGGGTGACATGAGCCTGGTCGGCCCTCGGCCGGAAGATCCCAAATTTGTAAGTCATTATAGAGACAAGTGGGATGTGGCTCTTTCAGTCAGACCCGGAGTAGCAGGCATCAATCAGGTGCTCCATCGCAATGAGGAAGATCTCTTTCCACCGGGAGCCGATAGAGAAACCTACTACCTGGAACACATACTTCCGGACAAACTGGATCGAGACATCCAGTACATTGCTCGTCAAACCGTATGGAGCGACATAGCACTTCTTACTAAAGCGCTATTGGCAACGCTCTTCGAGGGAGGCATTGTCTCCAGGTTGTTCCAGTATCGAGAACTGGGAATTCAGTTGTTGGCCGATCTCGGTTTTTCGATCCTTGCGTTCATGATCGCTCACGCTGTGCGATTCGAAACCTTGGCTCTCCATTATGAGAACAGTCTTCCTGCTCTGGGCATGGTTGTAGTGATCAATCTCGTCTTGTTTCCTTTGATGGGACTCTACACCAGGAGTCCTCGCTTTTTCTCCGTAACCGACCTGTTGCTACTTGCGAAATGTTCACTACTCTCCAGCATTATTTTGACGGTAGCGAATGTTTTCCTCTTCAGCGGGAATGGTTTATCCAGGGCCGTGCTGATTTTCTATCCATTCGTCCTGTCGGTATTGCTCGGGGCATCTCGCATCATGCACCGAATTGCGCTTGAGAAAACCGAAATGCAGCGGCAGCCAGGAGGTCCGGAGCGAAACGTAATAATCTACGGAGCAGGTCGGCTGGGGTCAGAGACTCTGCAGCGCCTGAAATTCGAACCTGGAGTGAAGATATTCGGGTTCGTGGATGACGATCCGGCAATGAGGAATCGCTCCATTTACGGAGTAAAAATTATCGGAACAGGGCATGACCTCTCTTTCCTGAAAACGCTCTACGAAATAGATCAGGTTGTCATAGCGTTCGCCTCGGCAAATACCGATGCATTGAATCAGGTTCGTCAGCGTTGTCAGGAGGCAGGTTTAAGTAATGTGCTGATAGTCTCATCCATTCCGTCAATTCCCAGGTCTCACGCTTCCGTTCGAAGATATTTCAGAGGTATCCGATTTACCGATCTTCTGGGAATACCGGAAGTCTCTCTGGATGTGAAAAATCTCCAAGAAAAGTTCGCTGGAACGACAGTGGCCGTTGTGGGTGCCGGGGACCATTTGGGGGAGCATATTTGTCGAGAACTCCTCAGGTTGGATATCGAGCAACTGGTGGTACTGGAGGATTCTTGCCACAGACTCACGAGAATCAACGACACATTCGAATATATCAACACGAACCAAATTCCGTTCCACAGCTACTTTTATCCTTTCGGCTTTCATGAAGAAATCGAGAGCGTCTTTAAGTGCTTCAATGTGAACTGGATTATCTACAACCGTCCCAATACTCCTGCGGCCTTACCTCTGAACGAGCCTGTCCTATTTCTCACCGAGTTTCTGGAAACGGCAAAATTCGTGGATATGGCCGGACGTCTCGATTGCCATGGATTTTGTCTCCTGTCTCCTTACTTGAAGGATTGTTTCTGTGATGGAGAGCGGACTATGCATCTCCTGGGCGAACACTACCTGAGGATCTCCACAGGCATGAGAAACGGCAGCACGAAATATGGGATTATGCGATTGTCGAACATTTTGGAGAACGAAGTAGAAATCGTCAGAAAGTATTACGATCGCAAGATTCACGATATCCCATCTTTCATTCCACGCAGTCCCATGAGGTTTTCGTCATCGAGATATGCGGCTCGAACTGCACTGAATAGTATGGTGCTTCAGAACAAGGGAGAAACCTTCATAGAAGCTGCCAGCTCTCCCATCCGCCTAGACAGGCTCCTTGAATTCTACTCCATGTATCAGGAGAACGGGGTCAAGATGCGTAACACGCAATTTGACTGGGAATCCGAAAGTCAAACGAGTGATGTTGAATTCAGTTCCGCATATGCAGATTCCGGCGTGCCCGGCATCTCAATCCACTCCAGGCCGGAGTTGCCCGATCCTGGCGAAGGAAATCGCCTTTTCAAGATAAGTCAGAGCTTCTTGAATCCTGCCGACAAGCTCATGCTGAAACGTTTCTTTTCTGTCCTGGACTCTAATCATGGGCATCTTCTGCAATCAGGAAACGGAAGCCTCTTATCCGATCGCAATAGGCTGATTCAAAATGCGAAAGCGATAGAGCACACTTCACAATGA
- a CDS encoding sensor histidine kinase: protein MGTKPTLFWRFYPASLLIVLLSLITMCWYVSRIATEQFTERAVNELLSEAHIARELVGDRFSEQNAPEIDAMLKKLGRHPSSRITVALPNGVILGDSQLDLANMDQFFDRPEIKEALSGKTGMATRKSLTMNATVLFVAIPVQNQGNTIGVVRAASPEISFDFFQWTRVPLFWILLIGLPALLSFYWSRKLAKSLHQYRTAAEMLTHSDLEHRLNERDTSEFEALTDAMNTMSEEVHSRIAAILRQRNELEAVLSGMLESVMVVDIEERIVRLNKSAERLFRTSLDKVKGKTIQEAIRHTELHRFVEDTLACGDPLEGDIMIIGPSDVFLQARGSTLRDTRGNVLGALIVLNDVTRLKTLENIRRDFVANVSHELKTPITSIKGFLETLREGAWEDRENAERFMDIMLKHTNRLDAIIDDLLSLSRIERDTERGEVLLDIGSVRDVLELVVKEAKEKAKDKDMTIDFRAPDELVARINPSLLEQALMNLVENSIKYSDSGKTISISADRGPKEIIIRVKDQGYGISQEHLSRIFERFYRVDKARDRKIGGTGLGLAIVKHIVHAHGGRVGVESSPGKGSTFSIFLPADSKDLHEMLPR from the coding sequence ATGGGAACTAAGCCGACCCTCTTTTGGCGATTCTACCCCGCATCTCTGCTGATTGTACTCTTGTCCCTGATCACTATGTGCTGGTACGTGTCTCGAATTGCGACAGAGCAATTTACCGAACGAGCTGTGAATGAACTGCTTTCTGAGGCTCACATAGCTCGGGAACTCGTTGGAGACCGATTTTCTGAACAGAATGCTCCCGAAATCGATGCTATGCTGAAGAAACTCGGTAGGCATCCTTCCAGTCGTATCACAGTGGCTCTGCCGAATGGAGTGATTCTCGGCGATTCACAATTAGATCTTGCCAATATGGATCAATTCTTCGATCGGCCTGAAATTAAGGAAGCGTTGAGCGGAAAAACCGGGATGGCAACCCGAAAAAGTCTTACAATGAATGCCACTGTACTCTTTGTTGCTATTCCGGTCCAAAATCAGGGGAATACTATTGGTGTCGTGCGAGCGGCATCGCCGGAGATTTCTTTCGATTTTTTCCAGTGGACCCGGGTTCCGTTGTTCTGGATTCTTCTGATTGGGCTCCCGGCTCTTCTTAGTTTTTACTGGTCTCGAAAACTAGCTAAAAGTCTGCATCAGTATCGAACTGCTGCGGAAATGCTGACTCATTCAGATCTGGAGCACCGTTTGAATGAAAGAGATACATCTGAATTTGAGGCTCTGACGGATGCAATGAATACCATGTCCGAAGAGGTGCATTCACGTATCGCTGCCATCCTGCGGCAGCGTAACGAGCTTGAAGCAGTATTATCCGGAATGCTCGAATCGGTCATGGTCGTGGACATTGAAGAACGTATCGTGCGGCTCAACAAGTCTGCGGAACGGCTGTTCAGGACGAGTCTCGATAAGGTGAAAGGCAAGACGATTCAAGAGGCGATTCGCCATACGGAACTGCATCGATTCGTCGAGGATACCCTTGCATGCGGAGATCCGCTTGAAGGTGATATCATGATTATCGGACCCTCGGATGTGTTTCTTCAGGCCAGAGGTTCCACGCTCCGCGATACTCGAGGCAATGTTCTGGGAGCGCTTATCGTGTTGAACGACGTCACTCGGTTAAAAACTCTCGAAAACATACGGCGAGACTTCGTCGCAAATGTTTCCCATGAACTGAAAACTCCCATCACATCCATCAAGGGTTTTCTTGAGACCTTGCGAGAAGGGGCCTGGGAAGATCGTGAGAACGCTGAACGGTTCATGGATATTATGCTGAAGCACACAAATCGCCTGGATGCGATAATCGACGATCTTCTCAGTCTGTCAAGGATAGAAAGGGATACGGAACGAGGAGAAGTGCTTCTTGATATCGGGTCGGTTCGAGACGTCCTTGAATTGGTTGTCAAAGAAGCAAAGGAAAAAGCCAAAGACAAGGATATGACGATCGATTTCAGGGCTCCCGACGAGTTGGTTGCCCGAATCAATCCCAGCCTTCTGGAACAGGCTCTCATGAATCTGGTGGAAAATTCCATCAAGTATAGTGACTCGGGAAAGACGATTTCCATTTCAGCCGATCGTGGTCCAAAGGAAATCATCATTCGCGTCAAGGACCAGGGATACGGTATTTCTCAGGAGCACCTCTCAAGGATTTTCGAGCGCTTCTATCGCGTGGATAAGGCGAGAGATCGGAAGATCGGAGGGACAGGGTTAGGACTGGCTATCGTAAAACACATAGTCCACGCACATGGAGGCAGAGTCGGCGTGGAGAGCTCTCCGGGAAAAGGCAGTACTTTTTCCATCTTCCTTCCAGCCGATTCGAAAGATTTACACGAGATGTTGCCCAGATGA
- a CDS encoding GYD domain-containing protein, with translation MAFYIILSRISPEAFSDPKDFTKIAKTVSERIKKECPGVTWKSSFVTFGRFDVVDIVESNDPQQVSKAALIIRGYGKTQTETMPATPWEDFLKTLG, from the coding sequence ATGGCGTTCTACATTATTCTAAGCCGAATATCGCCCGAAGCGTTCAGTGATCCGAAAGATTTCACAAAAATTGCCAAAACCGTCTCGGAGCGGATAAAGAAAGAGTGCCCCGGGGTGACCTGGAAAAGCAGCTTCGTGACATTTGGAAGATTCGATGTTGTGGATATTGTGGAATCGAACGATCCTCAGCAAGTATCAAAGGCTGCACTGATAATTCGCGGATATGGTAAGACCCAAACCGAAACCATGCCTGCAACTCCCTGGGAGGATTTTTTGAAAACGCTTGGATAA
- the phoU gene encoding phosphate signaling complex protein PhoU: MRIRLQRDIDRLKKQVVSLATLVEERFRLAIRAVECRDADLARKVIIGDAEIDQKEVDIEEECLKILALHQPVADHLRYIISVLKLNNDLERIGDLAVNIAQKAEVVASKLELPIPFDYVTMSQRAGEMLEESLNSLVNLDLHLAYRVCAQDDEVDFMKSAMQLQFAEEIRKAKEEHIEPLIHLFLISRHLERIADHATNIAEDVIYMITGEIHRHKGFEYHHSEE; the protein is encoded by the coding sequence ATGCGAATCAGACTGCAAAGAGACATTGATAGACTGAAAAAACAAGTCGTTTCTCTTGCAACTCTCGTGGAAGAGCGGTTCCGTCTGGCTATTCGAGCAGTCGAATGCAGGGACGCGGATCTTGCCCGAAAAGTAATAATTGGGGATGCGGAAATCGATCAGAAAGAGGTCGATATTGAAGAAGAATGCCTGAAGATTCTTGCACTTCATCAACCCGTCGCGGACCATCTTCGCTATATTATTTCCGTACTGAAACTCAATAACGATCTGGAACGCATCGGCGATTTGGCCGTGAACATCGCCCAAAAAGCGGAAGTGGTCGCATCCAAGCTGGAATTACCTATTCCTTTCGACTATGTGACCATGTCTCAGCGTGCCGGTGAAATGCTGGAAGAAAGTCTTAACTCGCTGGTAAACCTTGACCTGCATTTAGCGTATCGTGTCTGCGCTCAAGACGATGAAGTCGATTTCATGAAAAGCGCCATGCAACTACAGTTTGCAGAAGAGATTCGCAAAGCCAAGGAGGAGCACATTGAACCCTTGATTCACTTATTTCTTATATCTCGTCACCTGGAGCGCATAGCGGATCACGCGACCAATATAGCAGAAGACGTCATCTACATGATTACCGGCGAGATTCACCGTCATAAAGGATTCGAATATCACCATTCTGAAGAGTAG
- a CDS encoding sugar phosphate nucleotidyltransferase has product MRAIILAGGKGTRLLPYTTILPKPLMPVNQQSIVEIVIRQLKHNGFDHITLALGHLAHLVKAVLGNGNHLDVKIDYSLEDVPLGTSGPLSLIPDLDDTFLVMNGDILSDLDFKDMLQFHRERQAVATIAVHRRKVHIDYGVLHRKDYRLLKYEEKPTIDYEVSTGIYIFQREIINYIHPGVYLDFPELVKMLIHNERPVMCYPFDGIWFDLGRVEDFQYVQERIDALKDAIPFLSPNGHRSNPDLYVPASTYREEQPYEA; this is encoded by the coding sequence ATGAGAGCAATAATTCTCGCAGGTGGCAAAGGGACACGACTTCTCCCGTATACGACCATTTTGCCCAAACCTTTAATGCCGGTAAATCAGCAATCGATTGTGGAGATCGTGATTCGACAACTCAAACATAATGGTTTTGATCACATAACACTTGCTCTGGGGCATTTGGCTCATCTGGTTAAGGCTGTCCTGGGTAACGGAAACCATCTTGACGTCAAGATAGACTATTCTCTGGAAGACGTACCCCTTGGAACCAGCGGGCCATTATCCCTCATCCCGGACCTCGATGACACTTTTCTCGTCATGAATGGAGATATCCTCAGTGACTTGGATTTCAAAGACATGCTCCAGTTTCATCGAGAACGGCAGGCTGTGGCGACAATAGCGGTGCACAGACGCAAGGTTCACATCGATTACGGCGTGCTTCACCGGAAAGATTACCGTCTTCTGAAATACGAAGAGAAACCGACCATAGACTATGAGGTGAGCACCGGCATTTACATTTTTCAACGGGAAATTATCAATTACATACATCCGGGAGTATATCTCGACTTTCCCGAGCTGGTGAAAATGCTTATCCACAATGAAAGACCCGTCATGTGTTATCCCTTCGACGGCATATGGTTCGATCTTGGTAGAGTTGAAGATTTCCAGTACGTCCAGGAACGAATAGATGCCTTGAAAGATGCTATTCCCTTCCTTTCTCCCAATGGGCATCGGAGTAACCCTGACCTGTACGTTCCGGCAAGCACGTATCGAGAGGAGCAGCCGTATGAAGCTTAA
- a CDS encoding YIP1 family protein, protein MAKSISAKQILVDIRAGLSDAELKEKYKLSDKGLDSVRKKLQEAGLIQPDQKTDSMKAAAAAGTKESSNFDPDLVSTLAEDVKKGLHDNELMRRHELAPSALKKLLSELVARGYLTEDELALRSGNNSILCVSCSGKNVPTAEICRHCGRKLGETPDHEQFPEHPEMSQARNPEAELSSSSSDELWHECPWEERENYGLWNAYFQTAWKSLLSPQAFFSKLPPDGGYGNPILFGIFSVALSTPLALLILTLLGKMGGAVSLVGIVIGFVCAFIGAAIVYPVVLLVVAGLVHLVLMVQGVDKEFQRTLRVTSYSSAPHLLESIPLVGALIAIVYWIVLMIIGLREMHETSTVKSAIAVLSIFIVFGLVVLALYAIKT, encoded by the coding sequence ATGGCTAAATCGATAAGTGCTAAACAGATTTTGGTGGATATCAGGGCTGGTTTGAGCGATGCCGAGCTGAAAGAAAAATACAAGCTGTCCGATAAAGGCCTCGACTCAGTGCGTAAGAAACTACAGGAAGCCGGGTTGATTCAACCGGATCAAAAAACCGATTCCATGAAAGCGGCAGCGGCAGCCGGCACGAAGGAGTCTTCAAATTTCGACCCGGATCTTGTGTCGACTCTTGCTGAAGATGTGAAGAAAGGGTTGCACGATAACGAGTTAATGCGTCGTCATGAACTGGCACCTTCTGCTCTGAAGAAACTTTTATCCGAATTGGTCGCACGCGGCTACTTGACCGAAGATGAACTCGCACTTCGTTCGGGTAACAACAGCATCTTATGTGTTTCGTGTTCGGGAAAAAATGTGCCGACTGCCGAGATCTGTCGTCATTGTGGAAGGAAGCTCGGAGAGACACCCGATCACGAACAATTTCCCGAACATCCTGAGATGTCACAGGCCCGGAATCCGGAAGCGGAGCTGTCTTCCAGCTCTTCAGACGAGCTTTGGCACGAATGTCCGTGGGAAGAGCGGGAAAATTACGGTCTTTGGAACGCATACTTTCAGACCGCCTGGAAGAGCCTCCTGTCTCCACAGGCTTTCTTTTCCAAGCTGCCCCCGGACGGTGGATACGGCAATCCCATATTGTTCGGGATCTTTTCCGTCGCTCTCAGCACTCCCCTGGCATTGCTAATTCTGACGCTCCTCGGAAAGATGGGAGGGGCGGTAAGCCTGGTCGGAATCGTAATCGGCTTTGTGTGCGCTTTCATCGGTGCGGCAATAGTGTACCCGGTTGTACTCTTGGTCGTGGCAGGACTGGTTCACCTGGTGCTTATGGTTCAGGGAGTGGACAAGGAATTTCAGCGTACTCTCAGGGTCACCTCCTATTCAAGCGCACCCCATCTCCTCGAATCAATACCTCTGGTGGGAGCCTTAATTGCCATAGTCTATTGGATAGTACTGATGATTATAGGTTTGCGGGAGATGCATGAGACTTCGACGGTGAAAAGTGCGATAGCGGTTTTGTCTATTTTCATTGTGTTTGGACTCGTTGTTTTGGCTTTGTATGCAATTAAGACCTAG